The following proteins come from a genomic window of Aquimarina sp. MAR_2010_214:
- a CDS encoding tetratricopeptide repeat protein — protein MNKYITSMLFVIVVSAYMSAQQSAIYTNELVLYNQALELYNNKQFLAAQNLFDKVKDASGDENIDADCTYYIANCAVWLNQKGADQLLEDFVVQYPTSIKRNAAYLDAATYYFDNGKYAYARKWYDKVDESNLGRAEKEKYSFNNGYAYFKIQRFNEAKKFLNRVEDSPEYGAKAKYYLGFIAYEGDNYKEADKLFDEVKDLDQYNKNLSYFQSDMNFKSGNFEEAINEGLVQLPKSKRSERSELNKIIGESYFNLGKYDKAIPYLKEYKGRKGKWNNTDYYLLGYAYYKQGAYQNAISEFNKIVDGRNATAQNAYYHLAESYLKTDQKQQALNAFKNASEMDFEAKIKEDATYNYAKLSYEIGNSFESAPKVLLSYLDQYPKTEFEEEIKELLISSYITSKNYKEAMDLLEGSRNFADKEVYQKVAFYRGIELYSENKYPEAIVYFDKSLKEQVDPTFTAKAIYWKAESDYLLNNFDDALIGFKQFKGSTGASSTSEYEHIDYNMGYTYFKLKQYPQAAQYFETFSKSNKADETRQTDTYLRLGDSHFISSKYWPAMEAYNLAIKKNGPDSDYAHYQKAISYGFVNKHNKKIQDLEMFLKMYPRSTYRDDAMFALGDVYVSENKTQRGIDAYDRLIRDVPRSSYVPKALLKQGLIYYNGNQGDRALSKFKKVVAEYPGTDEAIQAVNTARLIYVDLGRTNEYASWVKGLSFVDVSDADLDNTAFEAAEKQFVENNENGAISGFEKYLSEFPNGLHALKSHFHLAQLYFKKGNKDATIPHYEFVLQQDRTEFTEQALARLSQVYLENRKYEKAIPVLERLESDADYPQNIIFAQSNLMKSYYQLLNYQKTIEYADKVLANPKIQNDVKSDAKIFTARAAFKTVDMQRAKRAYAEVQKIATGELAAEALYYNAYFKNLDGNYKVSNETIQKLSKDFPGYRLYGSKGLVLMAKNFYGLKDAYQATYILESVIKNFTDFPEVIDEAQTELRKIKAEEAKTNSSIQTEQ, from the coding sequence ATGAACAAATACATCACCTCGATGCTTTTTGTGATTGTAGTGTCTGCATATATGTCTGCACAGCAATCCGCAATTTACACCAATGAATTAGTACTGTATAATCAGGCTCTCGAATTGTATAACAATAAACAATTTCTAGCAGCTCAAAACCTATTTGATAAGGTCAAAGATGCCTCTGGAGATGAGAATATTGATGCTGATTGTACGTATTATATTGCTAATTGTGCAGTATGGCTAAATCAAAAAGGAGCAGATCAACTTTTAGAAGATTTTGTAGTGCAATACCCTACAAGTATTAAGCGTAATGCAGCATACCTTGATGCAGCGACATACTATTTTGATAATGGTAAATATGCATACGCACGTAAATGGTATGATAAAGTTGATGAAAGTAATTTAGGTCGGGCAGAAAAAGAGAAATATAGTTTTAATAATGGGTATGCCTATTTTAAAATTCAACGATTTAATGAAGCAAAGAAATTTTTGAATCGTGTAGAAGATTCTCCAGAGTATGGAGCTAAAGCAAAATATTATCTGGGTTTTATTGCTTATGAAGGAGATAATTATAAAGAAGCCGATAAATTGTTTGACGAAGTAAAAGACCTGGATCAGTACAATAAGAATTTATCATATTTCCAGAGTGATATGAACTTCAAGTCAGGAAATTTTGAAGAAGCTATTAATGAAGGATTAGTACAATTGCCTAAATCGAAGCGTTCAGAAAGATCTGAGTTAAATAAAATAATAGGAGAAAGCTATTTTAATCTTGGTAAATATGATAAAGCAATTCCATACCTTAAGGAATATAAAGGACGAAAAGGTAAATGGAATAATACAGATTATTACCTATTGGGATATGCTTATTATAAACAAGGAGCATATCAGAATGCAATTTCAGAATTTAATAAAATTGTAGATGGGCGTAATGCTACAGCTCAAAACGCATATTATCACCTGGCAGAATCGTATCTTAAAACAGATCAGAAGCAACAAGCGTTAAATGCTTTTAAGAATGCTTCAGAAATGGATTTTGAAGCTAAAATCAAGGAAGATGCTACGTATAATTATGCAAAATTAAGCTATGAAATAGGAAACTCCTTCGAGAGTGCCCCAAAAGTTTTACTATCCTATTTAGATCAATACCCTAAAACAGAATTTGAAGAAGAAATCAAAGAACTGCTGATCAGCTCATATATTACATCAAAGAATTATAAAGAAGCAATGGATCTGCTTGAAGGAAGTAGAAATTTTGCAGATAAAGAGGTGTATCAAAAAGTAGCTTTTTATCGTGGGATAGAATTGTATTCTGAAAATAAGTATCCAGAAGCAATAGTCTATTTTGATAAATCTTTAAAAGAACAAGTCGATCCGACATTTACTGCCAAAGCTATATACTGGAAAGCTGAGAGTGATTACTTACTAAACAATTTTGATGATGCTTTGATTGGATTTAAACAATTTAAAGGCAGCACAGGAGCTTCATCGACCAGTGAGTATGAACATATAGATTATAATATGGGATATACTTATTTTAAGTTGAAACAATACCCTCAGGCGGCTCAATATTTTGAAACTTTTTCTAAGAGTAACAAAGCCGATGAAACAAGACAAACAGATACCTATCTAAGATTAGGAGATAGCCATTTTATTTCTAGTAAATATTGGCCGGCAATGGAAGCTTATAATCTGGCAATCAAAAAAAATGGACCAGATTCTGATTATGCACATTATCAAAAAGCAATTAGTTATGGTTTTGTAAATAAGCATAATAAAAAGATCCAGGATCTAGAGATGTTCTTAAAAATGTACCCCAGATCCACGTATCGTGATGATGCTATGTTTGCCCTTGGAGATGTGTATGTTTCTGAAAATAAAACACAGCGAGGTATTGATGCTTATGATCGCTTAATTAGAGATGTGCCCAGAAGTTCGTATGTGCCAAAAGCATTACTAAAACAAGGGTTAATTTATTATAATGGAAACCAGGGAGATAGAGCTTTGTCTAAATTTAAAAAGGTAGTTGCAGAATATCCAGGTACTGATGAAGCAATCCAGGCTGTAAATACGGCAAGATTAATCTACGTAGACTTAGGAAGAACAAATGAGTATGCTAGCTGGGTAAAGGGATTAAGCTTTGTAGATGTTAGTGATGCCGATTTGGATAATACGGCTTTTGAAGCTGCAGAAAAACAATTTGTAGAAAATAATGAAAATGGAGCAATTAGTGGTTTTGAGAAATACCTCAGTGAATTCCCTAATGGTTTGCATGCTCTTAAAAGTCATTTTCACCTGGCGCAGCTGTATTTCAAGAAAGGAAATAAAGATGCAACAATCCCACATTACGAATTTGTCCTGCAACAAGATAGAACCGAGTTTACAGAGCAAGCATTGGCAAGACTCTCACAAGTGTATCTGGAGAATCGTAAATATGAAAAAGCAATCCCGGTGTTAGAACGTTTAGAGAGTGATGCTGATTATCCGCAAAATATCATTTTTGCACAATCTAATTTGATGAAGTCTTATTATCAATTGTTGAATTATCAAAAAACTATCGAATATGCTGATAAGGTTTTGGCGAATCCAAAAATTCAAAATGATGTAAAAAGTGATGCTAAGATTTTTACTGCCCGCGCAGCATTTAAGACTGTAGATATGCAACGTGCAAAGAGAGCATATGCCGAGGTACAAAAAATTGCTACGGGAGAATTGGCTGCCGAAGCATTATATTATAATGCGTATTTTAAAAATCTTGACGGTAATTACAAGGTTTCTAATGAAACCATTCAAAAATTATCTAAAGATTTTCCCGGATATCGATTATATGGTTCTAAAGGACTAGTGCTCATGGCCAAAAACTTTTACGGACTTAAAGATGCATACCAAGCCACATATATTTTGGAAAGTGTAATTAAAAATTTCACCGATTTCCCCGAGGTAATCGATGAAGCACAAACCGAACTTAGAAAAATCAAAGCCGAAGAAGCAAAAACAAATTCATCCATCCAAACCGAACAGTAA
- a CDS encoding TonB-dependent receptor has translation MNRPHRSSRPVRSRVLLFVPIFIIGLKSFAQEKENETLETERVVIVKAYTPTISDAFKVKSTPVLNDSVTQQKKQIRYSIFSVPVASTYTPAKGRAANIDRPKPIDIYDNYATLGFGNFTSVLAEFYSNFQINRSDNMGLYLHHNSSQGGIEEVQLDDKFYNTFLDLNYTSRTRDYTYGIEVGAEHQLYNWYGLPDVPSLTQEQINAIDPQQSYFGAKLGGKLQFDDLYFKKAVVNYRYFGDALSSVEHHVIAKPTFEFEIGDNLITTNFIADYLKGSFERDLAFQTPNEYGVLNVGVNPSLVILRDNLTVNLGAAVYYSIDTENSDNDFFIYPKVTASYRLLEEAVIAYGGLEGDLQQNSYRDAVQKNPFVSPTLVIEPTNMLYDAYVGLKGKISDVVSYNFRGSYISEDEKPLFVNNVRPTLQREGFDYGNSFSYRYDDVNTLIGYGELNFEISKKFKLGASAEYFNYSSEDEQEAWNLPELKASVLMDYQINKQWYVGAQLFYVGERKDINNQITSLPTVPESIVTLDSYFDANVNLGYRLSDKLSFFIKGNNLAGDNYERWVNFPVQGIQVLGGVTYKFNY, from the coding sequence TTGAATAGACCTCACAGGTCTTCAAGACCTGTGAGGTCTAGAGTATTACTTTTTGTTCCTATTTTTATAATTGGACTAAAAAGCTTTGCTCAAGAAAAAGAAAATGAAACTCTGGAAACAGAACGTGTTGTTATTGTAAAAGCATACACACCAACAATTAGTGATGCATTTAAAGTAAAATCTACTCCCGTTCTTAATGATTCTGTGACACAGCAGAAAAAACAAATACGATATAGTATTTTTTCGGTACCAGTAGCATCTACATATACACCTGCAAAAGGAAGAGCAGCCAATATCGATAGACCAAAACCCATAGATATCTATGATAACTATGCTACATTAGGGTTTGGAAATTTTACATCGGTTCTTGCAGAGTTTTATAGCAATTTTCAGATTAACCGATCGGATAATATGGGATTGTATTTGCATCATAATTCATCACAGGGAGGCATAGAAGAGGTGCAATTAGACGATAAATTTTATAATACTTTTCTTGATCTTAATTATACATCCCGTACAAGAGATTATACGTATGGGATTGAAGTAGGAGCAGAGCACCAATTATACAATTGGTATGGATTACCAGATGTTCCATCACTAACACAGGAACAGATTAATGCAATTGATCCACAACAAAGTTATTTTGGAGCAAAGCTCGGAGGAAAACTACAATTTGATGATCTGTATTTTAAGAAAGCAGTAGTAAACTATAGATATTTTGGCGATGCTTTAAGTTCTGTAGAACATCATGTGATAGCGAAACCTACTTTTGAGTTCGAAATTGGAGATAACCTAATCACAACCAATTTTATCGCAGATTATTTAAAAGGAAGTTTTGAACGTGATCTTGCGTTCCAAACACCTAATGAGTACGGCGTTTTAAATGTTGGGGTCAATCCAAGTCTTGTGATATTAAGAGATAACCTTACCGTAAATCTTGGAGCAGCAGTATATTATAGTATTGATACAGAAAATAGTGATAACGATTTCTTTATTTACCCCAAAGTAACTGCTTCTTATAGATTATTAGAAGAGGCTGTTATCGCCTATGGAGGGTTAGAAGGAGATTTACAGCAAAATTCGTACAGAGATGCAGTACAAAAAAATCCTTTTGTATCTCCTACTTTAGTTATAGAACCTACAAATATGTTGTATGATGCTTATGTAGGATTGAAAGGAAAAATATCTGATGTGGTAAGTTATAACTTCAGAGGAAGTTATATTTCAGAAGATGAGAAACCTTTGTTTGTTAATAACGTTAGACCAACATTACAACGAGAAGGGTTTGATTACGGAAACTCATTCTCGTACCGTTATGATGATGTTAATACACTAATAGGGTATGGAGAGCTAAATTTTGAAATTAGCAAAAAGTTTAAATTAGGAGCTTCTGCAGAATATTTTAATTATAGTTCAGAAGATGAACAAGAAGCATGGAATCTTCCAGAGCTAAAAGCTTCAGTACTTATGGATTACCAGATCAATAAACAATGGTATGTAGGAGCACAATTGTTTTATGTTGGCGAACGAAAAGATATTAATAATCAAATCACTTCTTTACCTACTGTTCCTGAGTCTATCGTAACTCTAGATTCTTATTTTGATGCTAATGTAAATTTGGGATATCGGTTAAGTGACAAACTATCTTTCTTCATTAAAGGAAACAATCTGGCAGGAGATAATTACGAACGTTGGGTGAATTTTCCAGTTCAAGGAATACAGGTTTTAGGAGGAGTTACATATAAGTTTAACTACTAA
- a CDS encoding M23 family metallopeptidase, with amino-acid sequence MKGTLLLIFCLFSIGVFSQDNFKLYYEETENGFKILADNDEYTPVSAKIDFRLENLTSTNGSNKVFVIPAKTKRHTITDLEVIDRKKRIKLGYESTYNHGNHNQKKYDTSFKYYLPFQKGTEYWLSQGYNGATSHQNENALDFKMPVGTKIYAARDGVVVDIEESFSKSCTSAECAKYNNFILIYHSDGTFAEYTHIKKNGAQVNIGDEIKIGQFIGYSGDVGWATGPHLHFIVFFQRLKERITLKTKFLIGKGKQAVALKEKEKYIREY; translated from the coding sequence ATGAAAGGTACTTTACTTCTTATTTTTTGCCTGTTTTCAATAGGTGTGTTTTCCCAGGATAACTTTAAACTCTATTATGAAGAAACAGAAAATGGGTTTAAGATTCTGGCAGATAATGATGAATATACTCCGGTATCTGCAAAAATAGATTTCAGATTAGAAAATCTTACATCAACTAATGGGAGTAATAAAGTTTTTGTAATACCAGCAAAAACCAAGAGACATACGATTACAGATTTAGAAGTAATTGATAGAAAGAAACGTATAAAACTGGGATATGAATCTACCTATAATCATGGAAATCATAACCAAAAAAAATACGATACTAGTTTTAAGTATTATTTACCATTTCAAAAAGGAACAGAATATTGGTTGTCTCAAGGATATAATGGCGCTACTTCTCACCAAAATGAAAATGCATTAGACTTTAAAATGCCTGTGGGAACTAAAATTTATGCGGCACGAGATGGAGTTGTTGTAGATATTGAAGAAAGCTTCAGTAAAAGTTGTACTTCAGCAGAATGTGCCAAGTATAATAATTTTATTCTCATTTATCATAGTGATGGTACTTTTGCCGAGTATACCCATATTAAAAAGAATGGAGCACAAGTAAACATTGGAGATGAGATAAAAATAGGTCAATTTATAGGATATAGTGGTGATGTAGGTTGGGCTACAGGGCCGCATTTACACTTCATCGTATTTTTTCAAAGATTAAAAGAAAGAATAACCCTAAAAACAAAATTTCTGATCGGAAAAGGAAAACAAGCTGTTGCACTTAAAGAAAAAGAGAAATATATTAGAGAATACTAA
- a CDS encoding outer membrane beta-barrel protein: MKLKVIIGLCLFCTLIGHTQEFVLKTSSGLSGILYDDLNGKGTIGFGGGLGVGYTYFLNAHWGILTGAEIAYNQNQYKLNTDEVISTPKIDDYRSAFYYQVKTTGYKEDQSFVSVAIPLIVQYRSLISNKTEFYFGVGGKLLLPTNQQVSASAATIATSGYYPDLNLEIDDLPNHGFGILNNWEDKGSLSLKPSVLLSLEGGLSFSLKKGTKLYTGIYADYGLTDLQDHNSTKNLVTYNLNGLDDIAVNGILAANNTVKHSKYLSAGIQIKLGINFKETNKCLCQL; this comes from the coding sequence ATGAAATTAAAAGTAATAATAGGTTTATGTCTATTTTGTACACTCATAGGTCATACACAAGAGTTTGTATTAAAAACAAGTAGTGGTCTTTCTGGCATTTTATATGATGATTTAAATGGTAAAGGAACAATAGGTTTTGGAGGAGGTTTAGGAGTTGGTTACACTTATTTTTTGAATGCTCATTGGGGTATTTTAACAGGAGCAGAAATTGCTTATAATCAAAACCAATATAAGCTAAATACAGATGAGGTTATTTCAACACCAAAAATTGATGATTACAGATCTGCTTTTTACTATCAGGTAAAAACAACAGGTTACAAAGAAGACCAATCTTTTGTTTCTGTTGCGATACCATTGATTGTTCAATATCGATCGCTAATTTCTAATAAAACAGAGTTTTATTTTGGGGTTGGAGGAAAACTTTTACTACCAACCAATCAACAAGTGTCGGCTAGTGCAGCAACAATAGCTACAAGTGGTTATTATCCAGATTTAAATTTAGAAATTGATGATTTACCAAATCATGGTTTTGGAATTTTAAACAACTGGGAAGATAAAGGAAGCCTGTCGTTAAAACCATCTGTTTTATTAAGTTTAGAAGGTGGACTTAGTTTTTCTTTAAAGAAAGGAACGAAGTTGTATACAGGTATTTATGCCGATTATGGTTTAACAGATTTACAAGATCATAATTCAACAAAAAACTTGGTAACATATAACCTTAATGGATTAGATGACATAGCAGTTAATGGTATTTTAGCCGCTAATAATACGGTAAAACACAGTAAGTATCTATCTGCCGGAATTCAAATTAAATTGGGGATAAATTTTAAAGAAACAAACAAGTGTTTATGCCAATTATAA
- a CDS encoding PKD domain-containing protein, giving the protein MRIRLLIFLFYLFQTLSYSQSITADFSAAPTLGSSVPHTVFFTDESINPDIWLWTFGDGGTTSTVQNPVHSYTTTGEFEVNLKVDDTLFGTSDNITKMVRISIPAADFSRDSSFGCGPLTVNFTDTSIANGAPIVAWDWDFGDGETSTEQNPTHIYKNRGSFSVVLEITDDFGNTHVISRPNAIQVIGPSPNFSTTDPTTGCLPLTINFVNETTFGAPLTSFEWDFGDGTISNTIGNVNHTYTTAGIFNVRLRVTDIDGCDRTFTQTAFIDTSDVIAPVTDVTTLPTITEQCEVTSITAPTATDNCGTVTGTTLTTFPITTSTTVVWTYTDGTNTATQNQSVIIEPINLVITNPDPICESNTVDITAPYITNGSTGNGILTYWNDLAATSSISNPTSITLSGTYYIKSVNGNCSDIKPVDVIIKKLPIASIEADDVVCHNNSGSISFEGTPNAIVTYTVNGGSDETITLNESGKAFISTSLLTVNTTYTLIKIRHSNEPFCSQNLSGSAISETIVVSKPGLIHQHWDDVLVFDNYDNRFVSWQWYKDGSAIAGATKQYYSNAILEGRYYVKATTINGEIVQTCNLDVSASNFSRKMTIIPNPVKSGSLFTADLDFENSILNGATLRLFDLKGNLITTQTVDNTSMKLRAPSTAGVYILSLGLSNGNRKTLNILVH; this is encoded by the coding sequence ATGAGAATACGTCTACTTATTTTTCTTTTTTATTTATTTCAAACACTATCCTATAGCCAATCTATTACAGCAGATTTTTCAGCAGCCCCAACTCTAGGGTCTAGTGTGCCTCATACTGTGTTTTTTACAGATGAATCTATAAATCCAGATATCTGGTTGTGGACTTTTGGAGATGGAGGAACAACTTCTACTGTTCAAAACCCTGTTCATTCATATACTACTACGGGAGAATTTGAAGTAAATCTTAAAGTTGATGATACTCTTTTTGGGACTTCTGATAATATTACTAAAATGGTACGCATATCTATTCCTGCAGCTGATTTCTCCAGGGATTCATCTTTCGGTTGTGGTCCCTTAACGGTCAATTTTACAGATACTTCTATAGCTAATGGAGCTCCTATTGTGGCTTGGGATTGGGACTTTGGAGATGGAGAAACATCTACAGAACAAAATCCAACACATATTTATAAAAATAGAGGAAGCTTTTCAGTAGTTTTAGAAATTACCGACGATTTTGGTAATACTCATGTGATATCTCGTCCTAATGCTATACAAGTTATTGGACCCAGCCCTAACTTTTCTACAACAGATCCTACTACGGGTTGCCTTCCTTTAACTATCAATTTTGTTAATGAAACGACATTCGGAGCTCCACTCACTTCTTTTGAGTGGGATTTTGGGGATGGAACAATCAGTAATACTATTGGGAATGTTAACCACACCTACACTACTGCTGGAATTTTTAATGTAAGGTTACGAGTTACCGATATAGATGGCTGTGATCGTACATTTACACAAACAGCTTTTATCGATACTTCAGATGTAATAGCACCTGTAACAGATGTTACAACGTTACCAACAATAACAGAACAATGTGAGGTAACAAGTATAACGGCACCTACAGCTACTGATAATTGTGGAACAGTAACAGGAACCACCTTAACAACTTTTCCTATAACAACATCAACAACGGTAGTTTGGACGTATACAGATGGTACAAACACAGCAACTCAAAATCAATCCGTTATAATCGAACCAATAAATTTAGTTATTACGAATCCTGATCCTATTTGTGAGTCCAATACGGTTGATATAACTGCGCCATATATTACAAATGGCAGTACAGGAAATGGAATACTGACCTATTGGAATGATTTAGCAGCAACAAGTTCAATATCTAATCCAACATCAATTACTTTAAGTGGTACATATTATATTAAAAGTGTTAATGGAAATTGTTCTGATATAAAACCAGTTGATGTTATTATAAAAAAGTTGCCAATCGCTTCTATCGAAGCAGATGATGTTGTTTGTCATAACAATTCTGGTTCTATTTCTTTTGAAGGAACACCAAATGCAATTGTTACTTACACAGTAAACGGAGGAAGTGATGAAACAATAACCTTAAACGAATCAGGTAAAGCATTTATTTCAACATCATTATTGACTGTAAATACTACTTATACGTTAATTAAAATTAGGCATTCAAATGAGCCATTTTGTAGTCAAAATTTATCTGGAAGTGCAATTAGTGAAACAATTGTTGTAAGTAAACCAGGATTAATTCATCAACATTGGGATGATGTATTAGTTTTCGACAACTATGACAATAGGTTTGTATCATGGCAATGGTATAAAGACGGGAGTGCTATTGCAGGGGCAACTAAACAATATTATAGTAATGCGATTTTAGAAGGGCGTTATTACGTAAAAGCTACAACTATAAACGGAGAGATTGTACAAACATGTAATTTAGATGTATCGGCATCTAATTTTTCAAGAAAAATGACAATCATTCCTAACCCCGTAAAATCAGGAAGTTTATTTACTGCTGATTTAGATTTTGAAAATTCAATATTAAATGGAGCTACACTAAGGTTATTTGATTTAAAAGGAAATCTAATCACCACTCAAACAGTAGATAATACATCGATGAAACTTAGAGCTCCATCAACAGCAGGTGTTTATATTTTATCATTAGGTTTATCTAATGGAAACCGTAAGACATTGAATATATTAGTGCATTAA
- a CDS encoding IS1595 family transposase yields the protein MNVFKGQNLLEFSDRFKTDEDCKEYLASMKSEMDYKCLRCNHTACQVRKDFSRQCNICGHIESATANTLFHKVKFGVRKAFFICFEMSTTTKSLSASYMGVRYGVTEKTARLFMLKVREAMGSGGNNPMDGDVHVDEFVLGGRDQGKTGRSYDGKKKKAVTAVQLTEDGKVKRMYAMKINDFSAQSLQYIFVNHISREANVTTDQWRGYRPISKAYNITQLPSNRGLNFKALHTMIHQVKSWIRTTYSWVSDENLNRYFNEFCFRINRSQSKATIFNNLITKMVQGDKIYHKELISN from the coding sequence ATGAATGTTTTTAAGGGTCAAAATCTTCTAGAGTTCTCTGATCGGTTCAAAACCGATGAAGATTGCAAGGAATACCTAGCTTCAATGAAGTCAGAAATGGATTATAAGTGTTTGAGATGTAATCATACAGCTTGCCAAGTTCGTAAGGATTTTTCGAGGCAATGTAACATATGTGGTCACATCGAATCGGCTACTGCTAATACACTTTTCCATAAGGTAAAGTTTGGAGTAAGAAAAGCATTTTTTATTTGCTTTGAGATGTCCACGACCACTAAAAGTTTATCTGCAAGCTATATGGGTGTGCGCTATGGCGTAACAGAAAAGACAGCCAGACTTTTTATGTTGAAAGTTAGGGAGGCTATGGGTTCAGGTGGGAATAATCCAATGGATGGTGATGTTCACGTTGACGAATTTGTTTTGGGTGGTAGAGATCAAGGCAAAACAGGCAGAAGCTATGACGGTAAGAAAAAGAAGGCTGTAACAGCGGTTCAGCTTACAGAAGACGGTAAAGTTAAGAGGATGTACGCTATGAAAATAAATGATTTTTCAGCGCAATCACTACAATACATATTTGTTAATCATATTAGCCGAGAGGCTAATGTCACAACTGACCAATGGAGAGGATATAGACCTATTTCAAAGGCATACAATATAACTCAACTACCCAGTAATAGGGGATTGAATTTTAAAGCACTTCATACGATGATACACCAAGTTAAATCTTGGATTAGGACAACCTATTCTTGGGTAAGTGATGAGAATCTCAATAGATATTTTAATGAGTTTTGTTTTAGGATAAACAGATCTCAAAGTAAAGCTACGATCTTCAATAACTTAATAACAAAAATGGTACAAGGAGATAAAATATATCACAAAGAATTAATAAGTAACTAA
- a CDS encoding response regulator transcription factor has product MTKNISIILADDHPLILEGNTTFLTNKGYIIKGVATNGNDAYNMISKQQPNIAILDMDMPILNGIEVAEACKTNQIKTKIIILSLHKSEEIVEAVGKSIDGYILKDDALSELIKCIDTVFLNKQYISSVLVNSDLFDTKNEVIKRLTISEVKILRLIAKNMTSQEIANCLFLSKRTVEKHRSNILKKLELDSNLHSLVLWAQKNIAFFS; this is encoded by the coding sequence ATGACAAAAAACATATCTATTATTTTAGCAGATGATCATCCATTAATATTAGAAGGAAATACCACGTTTTTAACCAATAAGGGCTACATTATAAAAGGTGTTGCAACAAATGGAAACGATGCCTATAATATGATTAGTAAGCAACAACCTAATATTGCCATATTAGATATGGATATGCCTATTTTAAATGGAATAGAAGTAGCAGAGGCATGCAAAACAAATCAAATCAAAACAAAAATTATTATTTTATCGCTACATAAAAGTGAAGAAATTGTAGAAGCTGTAGGTAAAAGTATTGATGGATATATTTTGAAAGACGATGCATTATCAGAATTGATAAAATGCATTGATACTGTTTTTTTAAATAAGCAATATATTAGTTCTGTTTTAGTAAATTCAGATTTGTTCGATACTAAAAATGAAGTAATAAAAAGACTTACAATTTCTGAAGTAAAAATACTTAGGCTTATAGCAAAGAATATGACCTCACAAGAAATTGCAAATTGTTTATTTCTTTCAAAACGAACAGTAGAAAAACACAGAAGTAATATTTTAAAGAAGCTAGAATTAGATAGTAATCTACATTCTTTGGTGCTATGGGCACAAAAGAATATTGCATTTTTTTCTTAA